Proteins from a genomic interval of Flavobacteriales bacterium:
- a CDS encoding CDP-alcohol phosphatidyltransferase family protein, producing MKGIIYRNIPNVVSILGVLPLVILFTEDGYKYLIPLIIYNNLMDDLDGILAGKLNLRSDFGARMDNVCDSISHTIIIMVISVHYNWICIIAGLIAVTAVQVRSITRLDPSVAKSAGSPTNELIRHSLFAVLLATMFDFDATYVLVGVFIANAITMFVPYPMPYLIRSMTKSTLAVLGVNVALTVAWLVPNSLIPISTAFICTYLYSAFHALVKSK from the coding sequence TTAGGAGTTCTTCCTTTGGTGATTTTATTTACCGAAGATGGATACAAATACCTTATTCCACTTATAATTTACAATAACCTAATGGATGACTTAGATGGCATCTTGGCAGGTAAATTGAATCTTCGTAGCGACTTTGGTGCCCGAATGGATAATGTGTGTGACTCAATATCTCATACAATTATCATAATGGTGATAAGTGTTCATTATAATTGGATATGTATTATTGCTGGCTTAATCGCTGTTACAGCTGTTCAGGTTAGATCTATTACAAGACTTGATCCTAGTGTGGCAAAAAGTGCCGGATCACCAACAAATGAGCTAATACGACATTCTTTGTTTGCTGTATTACTTGCTACAATGTTCGATTTTGATGCAACCTATGTTCTTGTCGGTGTTTTTATCGCCAATGCCATTACCATGTTTGTACCTTACCCAATGCCGTACTTAATTCGAAGCATGACAAAATCGACTCTAGCTGTACTTGGAGTGAACGTTGCCCTTACGGTTGCTTGGTTGGTTCCTAATTCTCTTATCCCCATTAGTACTGCATTTATATGTACTTATTTGTACTCCGCTTTTCACGCACTTGTGAAGTCTAAGTAA
- a CDS encoding YdiU family protein, with product MKDLFDIPNTPHYSKELPGDEITDNYTRQVSGACFSYADSQKPSDPKIVHIASEFLSELELVAKEDKLLQVFSGAEVFNNFKSYAMCYGGHQFGNWAGQLGDGRAINIAEIDIKGLNWKLQLKGSGPTPYSRTADGFAVLRSSIREYLCSEAMYHLGVPTTRALSLITTGDTVVRDILYDGNPKGEKGAVVCRASPSFIRFGNFEIFMSKGDKKTLKQLVDYTIKHHYPDLGAPSKETYIAFFREVVMRTKEMIVHWQRVGFVHGVMNTDNMSILGLTIDYGPYGWLENYDPGWTPNTTDRQHKRYRFGNQPNIALWNLAKLANAIHLLIEETEPLQEIIDEYQEIYLKDYLKMMASKLGLYQMDKIDKEFIQTLTGRLELSEVDMTIFFRMLSDKEITNFDSFWDIIGTASYLEPVEYNEHQEVWKAWHADYVKLIKDESLDQKDRSAKMNLVNPKYVLRNYMAQLAIDEADKGNNDLVDELYQLLLKPYDEQPNSEKWFAKRPDWAKQKVGCSMLSCSS from the coding sequence ATGAAAGATTTGTTCGATATACCCAATACTCCACACTATTCTAAAGAACTTCCTGGTGATGAAATCACTGACAACTATACTCGACAGGTAAGTGGTGCATGTTTCTCCTACGCTGATTCCCAAAAACCTTCGGATCCTAAGATTGTTCATATAGCCTCTGAATTTTTGAGCGAATTAGAATTAGTAGCAAAGGAAGATAAACTATTACAAGTATTTAGCGGGGCTGAAGTGTTTAATAACTTTAAGTCATATGCCATGTGTTATGGCGGACATCAATTCGGGAATTGGGCTGGTCAACTGGGTGATGGCCGAGCCATAAATATTGCGGAAATTGATATTAAAGGACTCAATTGGAAACTTCAATTAAAAGGATCTGGCCCAACACCGTATTCGAGAACAGCAGATGGCTTTGCCGTTTTAAGATCCTCTATTAGAGAATACCTTTGTAGCGAGGCAATGTATCATTTGGGTGTACCTACTACCCGAGCACTTTCTCTTATTACAACTGGAGATACGGTAGTAAGAGACATTTTGTACGATGGTAATCCAAAAGGAGAGAAGGGGGCTGTTGTATGTCGTGCTTCACCATCTTTTATTCGATTTGGAAACTTCGAAATATTCATGTCTAAGGGGGATAAGAAGACATTAAAGCAATTGGTCGACTATACAATCAAGCATCATTACCCTGATCTAGGTGCACCATCTAAGGAAACATATATTGCTTTTTTTAGAGAGGTAGTTATGAGAACTAAAGAAATGATTGTCCATTGGCAAAGAGTAGGGTTTGTACATGGTGTGATGAATACGGATAACATGTCGATTCTTGGACTCACGATTGATTATGGCCCGTATGGCTGGTTAGAGAACTACGATCCCGGCTGGACACCCAATACCACAGACCGGCAGCATAAGAGATACCGATTCGGAAACCAACCCAATATTGCTCTATGGAACCTCGCTAAACTGGCAAATGCCATACACCTCTTAATAGAAGAGACCGAGCCATTACAAGAGATCATTGATGAGTATCAAGAAATATACTTGAAAGACTATCTCAAGATGATGGCCTCTAAACTGGGTTTATATCAAATGGATAAGATCGATAAAGAATTTATTCAGACACTTACTGGTCGTTTAGAATTATCGGAGGTAGACATGACGATATTCTTCCGAATGCTTTCAGATAAAGAGATAACAAACTTTGATTCCTTTTGGGATATTATAGGTACTGCAAGCTACCTTGAACCCGTTGAGTATAATGAGCATCAAGAAGTATGGAAAGCATGGCACGCGGATTATGTCAAGCTTATTAAAGATGAAAGTTTGGATCAAAAGGACCGAAGTGCCAAAATGAATTTGGTGAATCCTAAATATGTACTTCGAAATTACATGGCACAACTTGCTATCGATGAAGCTGACAAAGGGAACAACGACCTGGTTGATGAATTGTATCAGCTTTTACTTAAGCCATACGATGAACAACCAAATAGCGAGAAATGGTTCGCCAAGCGACCAGATTGGGCCAAGCAGAAGGTGGGCTGTTCTATGTTAAGTTGTAGTTCGTAG
- a CDS encoding response regulator transcription factor: MIAINILHSNKHSLAHAGLISILKNVDGIETIYSVKNEKEIVSRLSFNKYEIAILDYDRVDAITIEIIHDINRVSPFSKILIISSTQNVSMIKQVIKMNVYGFISNTCGDEELVTAVRTIQGGEKHYSKEIIDLLEKHRKGREKEKTALSEREIQITALVAKGFSNKEIADKLYLSVHTIGTHRKNILKKLGFSSICHLVLYALHTGIINSEDYFVHGEPK; encoded by the coding sequence ATGATAGCAATCAATATTCTTCATTCTAATAAACATTCATTGGCACATGCCGGTTTAATATCCATACTTAAGAATGTAGATGGAATTGAAACCATTTATTCTGTAAAGAATGAAAAAGAGATAGTATCACGTTTAAGCTTCAATAAATACGAAATTGCCATTCTAGATTATGACCGCGTTGACGCAATTACGATTGAAATCATCCACGATATAAATCGTGTTTCTCCCTTTTCTAAGATTCTAATCATTTCGTCCACTCAGAATGTCTCGATGATAAAACAAGTCATTAAAATGAATGTGTACGGATTTATTTCCAATACATGTGGCGATGAAGAACTGGTAACTGCAGTAAGAACCATTCAAGGAGGAGAGAAACACTATAGCAAGGAGATTATAGATCTATTAGAAAAACATAGGAAAGGACGTGAAAAAGAAAAAACGGCCTTATCGGAAAGAGAAATTCAGATTACAGCACTTGTAGCAAAAGGGTTTTCGAACAAGGAAATTGCGGATAAATTATATCTAAGTGTTCATACGATAGGAACACATCGAAAGAATATACTCAAGAAACTAGGCTTTAGCTCTATTTGCCATTTGGTTCTTTATGCTTTACATACCGGTATAATCAATTCTGAAGACTATTTTGTTCACGGTGAGCCAAAGTAG